The Synechocystis sp. PCC 7509 genome includes a window with the following:
- a CDS encoding DUF262 domain-containing protein — MEIKPDFLSQLQAVKVSKRAVIRSVEWLVDSYNRKEIVIPEYQRTFVWDDEKQCCFIESIFMDIPIPAMFFLEKLDEDTGNTVFEVIDGVQRLTTIVRFCSQKLVLKNLSTLPQLNRVTFELLPDNVSKFFKQREISTIVIESQTQPEIQFEVFGRLNRGAVSLNAQELRNCMFHGVFNDFLIECSGNKFLIERSKDTTKQLLYRSTSSVYRRLLDPFPAFKQKGSSEQDKSRMLDVELILRFLSFYELYKLDVNQSLEAKGETLNSYMRERMKHDGGTTCTDTNIILKDLVTLESLLKKVFDMIELVFKENHFKVFAVKREREQYKAQFASTLNQAVFDIQMLGFAEREMEDISENADIIYEAFLDLSSYDNHFIDAVKHGGQKLNERVVIWKNRLRQIHDDPKPLKDKLEMKKRLFDQNPTCTRSGQQIDNMDEADVFDGELYHRYFFPKAEIASNEIRSEKHKPVNYYLDGESWKVDNTSEFCDEIISFLVPKIKDSEYDIERLMTLDFIGTYDTLKSRRFPPETPRTFKRLLAHDKYGEIRIDLTGNRKVNIQNVIEIASLFTCMSDFKISD; from the coding sequence ATGGAAATTAAACCTGATTTTCTATCACAGCTTCAAGCAGTAAAAGTATCTAAAAGAGCAGTAATTCGCTCCGTTGAATGGCTCGTAGATTCCTATAACCGAAAAGAAATTGTTATTCCAGAATATCAACGCACTTTCGTATGGGATGACGAGAAACAATGTTGCTTTATTGAGTCTATTTTTATGGATATTCCAATTCCGGCAATGTTCTTTCTTGAAAAACTTGATGAAGATACAGGAAACACTGTTTTTGAGGTAATAGATGGTGTTCAGAGGCTAACTACTATTGTTAGATTTTGTAGTCAGAAATTAGTCCTCAAAAACTTATCAACTTTACCTCAGCTTAATCGAGTTACTTTTGAGCTACTACCAGATAATGTTAGTAAATTTTTTAAGCAAAGAGAAATTTCTACAATTGTCATTGAGAGTCAAACACAACCAGAAATTCAGTTCGAGGTATTTGGTAGGCTCAATCGAGGTGCAGTATCTCTTAATGCTCAGGAATTACGAAACTGTATGTTCCATGGTGTATTCAATGACTTTTTGATTGAATGCAGTGGTAATAAATTTTTGATAGAAAGAAGTAAGGACACTACTAAGCAATTACTTTATCGAAGCACTAGCAGCGTTTATAGAAGGTTACTCGATCCATTTCCAGCTTTCAAGCAGAAAGGAAGTAGCGAGCAAGATAAAAGTAGAATGCTTGATGTTGAGCTTATACTTAGGTTTTTGTCTTTTTACGAGCTATATAAACTAGATGTAAATCAATCTCTGGAAGCCAAAGGAGAAACTCTCAATAGTTACATGAGAGAGAGAATGAAGCATGACGGTGGAACAACTTGCACAGATACAAATATTATACTAAAAGACCTAGTAACTCTTGAATCATTACTCAAAAAAGTCTTCGATATGATTGAGTTAGTTTTTAAAGAAAATCATTTTAAGGTCTTCGCTGTAAAAAGAGAAAGAGAGCAGTATAAAGCTCAATTTGCCTCAACTCTTAATCAAGCTGTCTTTGATATTCAAATGCTTGGGTTTGCCGAGCGCGAGATGGAAGATATATCTGAAAATGCGGATATTATCTACGAAGCTTTTCTCGATCTATCGTCCTATGACAATCATTTCATAGATGCAGTTAAACATGGTGGACAAAAGCTAAATGAGCGAGTCGTGATTTGGAAAAACAGATTAAGACAAATTCACGATGATCCTAAACCGCTTAAAGATAAGTTGGAAATGAAAAAAAGACTATTTGACCAGAATCCCACTTGTACTCGTTCTGGGCAACAAATTGATAATATGGATGAAGCTGATGTTTTTGATGGAGAATTGTACCACAGATATTTCTTTCCAAAAGCTGAAATTGCTTCAAATGAAATAAGATCAGAAAAACATAAACCTGTTAACTACTATTTAGATGGAGAAAGTTGGAAGGTTGATAACACCTCAGAATTTTGTGATGAAATTATTAGTTTTTTAGTGCCAAAGATTAAGGACAGTGAGTATGATATTGAACGATTGATGACTCTCGATTTTATTGGCACGTATGACACTCTAAAAAGTAGACGCTTCCCGCCTGAAACGCCGAGAACCTTTAAGCGCCTCCTTGCACATGATAAGTATGGCGAAATTCGTATAGACTTAACTGGCAATAGAAAAGTAAATATACAGAATGTAATAGAAATTGCTTCACTTTTTACTTGTATGAGCGATTTCAAAATTAGTGATTAA
- a CDS encoding zinc-dependent alcohol dehydrogenase, translating to MLAALLYGKEDLRLEQVADPIIADGEVVIKVSTATTCGTDLKVWRRGGHAKMLQLPTLFGHEAAGTIVAVGKNVKTWKIGDRVVANNSAPCTKCFYCQQKEYSLCPNITWNNGTFAQYLKIPAPIVQQNLLSIPDELPDELASITEPLACVLHGVARSNVLPGKRVVVLGDGAIGLMFVAVLANQIGAEVLLFGGNETRLQIGEKLGASKTFNYKQITDTTQVVKDLTDGRGADVVIEATGVPSVWENAIALARPGATVNLFGGCPRDTTITVNTEQLHYSELTLKGVFHNTPNYVRAALALLASRSIPFELLISEKRPLQELEQVFQDMKERKVIKVAIAP from the coding sequence ATGCTGGCTGCCTTACTCTACGGCAAGGAAGATTTACGCTTAGAACAAGTTGCCGATCCTATCATTGCCGATGGAGAAGTCGTAATTAAAGTTTCCACCGCCACAACTTGCGGTACTGATTTGAAAGTATGGCGGCGTGGCGGTCATGCCAAAATGCTACAACTTCCTACTTTATTTGGACATGAAGCGGCGGGAACTATTGTCGCCGTAGGAAAAAATGTCAAAACCTGGAAAATAGGCGATCGCGTTGTTGCTAATAATTCCGCCCCATGCACAAAATGCTTTTATTGTCAACAAAAAGAATACTCTCTTTGTCCAAATATTACTTGGAATAATGGCACGTTTGCTCAGTATCTAAAAATTCCCGCCCCAATTGTCCAGCAAAACCTATTATCGATTCCCGACGAATTACCCGATGAATTAGCCTCAATCACCGAGCCTTTGGCTTGCGTATTGCATGGAGTCGCAAGATCGAACGTTTTGCCCGGTAAGCGCGTTGTAGTGTTGGGAGATGGGGCAATTGGACTCATGTTTGTGGCAGTATTAGCAAATCAAATAGGCGCAGAAGTATTACTATTTGGTGGAAACGAAACGCGGCTGCAAATTGGAGAAAAACTAGGTGCATCTAAAACCTTTAACTATAAGCAAATAACAGACACTACCCAAGTAGTAAAAGATTTAACCGATGGAAGGGGCGCAGATGTAGTAATTGAGGCGACAGGCGTACCGAGCGTATGGGAAAATGCGATCGCTTTAGCGCGTCCAGGAGCAACCGTTAATCTATTTGGCGGTTGTCCGCGAGATACCACAATCACTGTAAACACCGAACAATTACACTACAGCGAACTAACACTTAAAGGCGTATTTCACAACACACCAAATTATGTAAGAGCAGCCTTAGCACTTTTAGCTAGTCGAAGTATACCTTTTGAATTATTAATTAGTGAAAAACGCCCGTTGCAAGAATTAGAGCAGGTGTTTCAGGATATGAAAGAGCGCAAAGTAATTAAAGTTGCGATCGCGCCTTAG
- a CDS encoding slr1306 family protein, translating to MVGWRRPILVGGVGLSLLLWLWQSFDSSVGQLSEWGMLSTIALGTCLWLWQQNKLKKATVVDNSPPNREKVEKALALANNVINQLQAEAVNHAALSLLQEQFTKLNDDLERQELNIAIIGGKAVGKTSLLQALSTWENTSNRPVTFQETKPLFTPEKNTVIEASYADLVIFVTSGDFTDSEWQVWQQMRSHNQRIVLVFNKQDQYLPDARANILSSLQQKVIDVVATSSNPNLVKVRQHQSDDSVREWLDKPAADISELSNYLQQVVVKEGRELIWTTTIRQAVNLQIKAKTVLNQVRQQKAIPIIEQYQWIAAAAAFANPVPALDLLATAAINAQLVVELGNIYQQKFSFQQAQTVAGTMGSLMLKLGLVELSTKAIATLLKSNVVTFVAGGAIQGVSAAYLTRVAGLSLIEYFSSQEVATSSESGLNLDKLGQTLQKVFQQNQQVALLQSFVQQGISRLSPESQVKAKSSVS from the coding sequence ATGGTGGGATGGCGGCGACCGATTTTAGTAGGTGGAGTGGGTTTATCTTTGCTACTGTGGCTGTGGCAAAGCTTTGATAGCTCTGTAGGACAATTGAGTGAATGGGGAATGTTAAGTACGATCGCCCTAGGTACTTGTTTGTGGTTATGGCAACAAAATAAACTTAAAAAAGCCACCGTAGTTGATAACTCCCCCCCAAATCGAGAGAAAGTAGAAAAAGCACTTGCTCTTGCTAACAATGTAATTAACCAATTGCAAGCCGAAGCTGTAAACCACGCCGCGTTATCTTTACTACAAGAGCAATTTACAAAACTAAATGACGATTTAGAAAGGCAGGAGCTAAATATAGCGATTATAGGCGGTAAAGCCGTAGGTAAAACATCACTACTACAAGCATTATCTACCTGGGAAAATACTAGCAATAGACCTGTAACTTTCCAAGAAACGAAGCCTTTATTTACGCCAGAAAAAAACACTGTAATAGAAGCAAGTTATGCAGACTTAGTAATATTTGTTACCAGTGGAGACTTTACCGATTCCGAGTGGCAAGTATGGCAGCAAATGCGATCGCACAATCAACGCATAGTATTAGTTTTTAACAAGCAAGACCAGTATTTACCCGACGCAAGAGCAAATATATTATCTTCATTGCAGCAGAAAGTTATTGATGTTGTAGCGACTTCCTCAAATCCAAATCTTGTAAAAGTCCGTCAGCATCAAAGTGATGATTCGGTACGCGAATGGTTAGACAAACCCGCCGCCGATATTAGCGAACTAAGTAACTATTTGCAGCAAGTAGTAGTTAAAGAAGGACGAGAATTAATTTGGACGACAACGATTAGACAAGCAGTTAATTTACAGATAAAAGCAAAAACTGTTTTAAATCAAGTCAGACAGCAAAAAGCTATCCCAATTATCGAACAATACCAATGGATAGCCGCCGCCGCCGCCTTTGCAAACCCCGTACCCGCTTTAGATTTACTCGCTACTGCTGCAATTAACGCTCAGTTGGTAGTGGAATTAGGGAATATTTACCAGCAAAAGTTTTCCTTCCAGCAAGCCCAAACTGTAGCTGGAACAATGGGAAGCTTGATGTTGAAGTTGGGATTAGTAGAATTATCCACAAAAGCGATCGCAACTCTATTAAAAAGCAATGTAGTTACTTTTGTAGCAGGTGGTGCAATCCAAGGAGTTAGCGCCGCTTATCTGACTCGCGTTGCTGGGTTAAGCTTGATTGAATACTTCTCTAGTCAGGAAGTAGCTACAAGTTCGGAATCTGGCTTAAATCTAGATAAACTAGGTCAAACTTTACAAAAGGTATTTCAGCAAAATCAACAAGTTGCTTTATTGCAATCTTTTGTACAGCAAGGAATCAGCCGTTTATCGCCAGAATCTCAAGTTAAAGCTAAAAGCAGCGTATCTTAA
- a CDS encoding diguanylate cyclase, with translation MSLTNLILLLKFFNNINNKALEGKTRTATLLLIVLPLASLLSIVYLIASSLMLNNIKLAEEKNVRQSVNEVLHGHSKVAEDLYYTNLPFSKWDESYEFVQNPQPNFIQENFSLEILSSSNLNIVVIFNRNSKTILASQWNKKYQKILPIPPLLAQQIQSKNILVQYPSSGKDLTGIMLLPEGITLISALPILDSVGKEPSRGGLIFGSYVEKSEIVKRITGSNSESISISIYAINEQQIPQDFKEASLALSANTLIVVRNLNEQKIAGYTYLNDIYGKPALIMRVEKKREIYLQGKSNLRYLTMSLIFVGLVFGIAIQIFLQKLITFQLNRQESEARYRIVVGQATESIFLVDAETKVFLEVNGAFEKLLGYSSEEILKLTINNVVASDRSNDDKYLQYLSTKAESFTGEKQYSSRNGDLIDVEVNVNLISYAGKQVFCHVVRDITARKQAEVALQESKQLLAWQANHDALTGLVNRRKFEQHLAEALNSAKANNSQYSLCYLDLDRFKIVNDACGHLVGDELLRQVTALLLSQVRSVDVLARLGGDEFGLLLNECPLEKALGVADALRESVHNFQFVWEDKTFRIGVSIGIVAIAPDSPSLIETLRQADIACYAAKNKGRDRVQIYQLDAI, from the coding sequence ATGTCATTAACAAACCTCATATTATTGCTAAAGTTTTTTAATAACATAAATAATAAGGCTCTTGAGGGAAAAACCCGTACAGCTACCTTATTGTTAATTGTTTTACCTTTGGCAAGCTTGTTGAGCATCGTATATTTAATTGCTTCATCTTTAATGTTAAACAATATTAAACTTGCTGAAGAAAAAAATGTTCGTCAAAGCGTTAATGAAGTTTTGCACGGTCATAGTAAAGTTGCAGAGGATCTTTATTACACAAATCTTCCCTTTTCTAAGTGGGATGAAAGCTATGAGTTTGTGCAAAATCCTCAACCAAATTTCATTCAAGAAAACTTTAGTTTAGAAATACTTTCTAGTTCTAATCTTAATATAGTAGTAATTTTCAACAGAAACAGCAAAACTATTCTGGCTAGTCAATGGAATAAAAAATATCAAAAAATACTTCCAATTCCACCATTATTAGCACAACAAATTCAATCAAAAAATATTCTCGTTCAGTATCCAAGTTCAGGCAAAGATTTAACAGGAATTATGCTCTTGCCTGAAGGAATAACCTTAATTAGTGCGCTACCAATTCTAGACTCTGTAGGTAAAGAACCCAGTCGTGGAGGTCTTATATTTGGGAGTTATGTAGAAAAATCCGAAATTGTTAAACGGATAACGGGCAGTAATTCTGAAAGCATATCTATCAGCATCTATGCAATTAACGAGCAGCAAATACCCCAAGACTTTAAAGAGGCAAGTTTGGCTTTATCGGCAAATACTTTAATTGTAGTACGAAATTTGAATGAACAAAAAATTGCTGGCTATACTTATCTCAATGATATTTATGGCAAACCAGCCTTAATAATGCGTGTCGAAAAAAAGCGAGAAATTTATCTACAAGGTAAAAGTAATTTACGTTACTTAACTATGTCATTAATATTTGTGGGGCTCGTATTTGGAATCGCCATTCAAATATTTTTACAGAAATTAATTACCTTTCAACTAAATCGCCAAGAAAGCGAAGCCCGCTATCGAATTGTTGTAGGACAAGCTACGGAAAGTATATTTTTGGTAGATGCTGAAACTAAAGTTTTTTTAGAAGTGAATGGTGCTTTTGAAAAGTTACTTGGTTATAGTAGCGAAGAAATACTTAAATTAACTATTAATAATGTAGTTGCAAGCGATCGCTCTAACGACGATAAATATTTACAGTACCTATCAACCAAAGCAGAAAGTTTTACTGGCGAAAAGCAATATTCCTCCCGAAATGGCGATCTTATTGATGTGGAGGTAAATGTTAACTTAATTTCTTATGCTGGAAAACAAGTTTTTTGTCATGTAGTCAGAGATATTACCGCTCGCAAACAAGCAGAGGTAGCGTTACAAGAGAGCAAACAACTTTTAGCTTGGCAAGCCAACCACGATGCTTTAACTGGATTAGTAAATAGAAGAAAGTTTGAACAGCACTTAGCTGAAGCTTTAAATAGTGCCAAAGCTAATAACTCTCAGTATTCACTATGTTATTTAGACTTGGATCGATTCAAAATTGTTAATGATGCCTGCGGTCACTTAGTTGGGGACGAACTACTACGCCAAGTAACAGCATTATTGCTTAGTCAAGTCCGCTCCGTTGATGTTTTAGCCCGTTTAGGTGGAGATGAGTTTGGCTTATTGCTTAATGAATGCCCCTTAGAGAAAGCTTTGGGGGTTGCTGATGCCCTGCGCGAAAGCGTCCATAACTTTCAATTTGTGTGGGAGGACAAAACTTTTAGAATTGGGGTCAGCATTGGGATAGTAGCGATCGCACCCGATAGTCCGAGTCTGATTGAGACTTTAAGACAGGCGGACATTGCTTGCTATGCAGCTAAAAATAAAGGGCGCGATCGCGTACAGATTTATCAACTAGACGCAATTTAG
- a CDS encoding DUF4336 domain-containing protein, which translates to MLKEIATDIWVADAPFKYFGLSVGTRMTVIRLANQELAVISPIPVDNETSQQLNKLGTVSHIIAPNLYHYIFAADFKALYPKAIFWATSGMEVKKPELPIDRIISNDAESFPSDLQCVLFDGFKTLGLKGLDIVNEWVFFHAKSRTLILTDIAFHFDNSFPLITQFAARLLGGYNSLSPSLLEKVATIEKTKVKQAVQKILDWDFERVIMAHGSIINSQGKQKFKAGYESFLNKILN; encoded by the coding sequence ATGCTCAAAGAAATTGCTACAGATATTTGGGTTGCCGATGCGCCATTCAAATATTTTGGACTAAGTGTTGGTACAAGAATGACGGTTATTCGGCTGGCAAATCAGGAGTTAGCTGTTATTTCGCCAATTCCGGTTGATAATGAAACTTCCCAGCAACTTAATAAACTTGGCACAGTTAGCCATATTATTGCGCCAAACCTTTACCACTATATATTTGCAGCAGATTTTAAAGCACTTTACCCAAAAGCAATATTTTGGGCTACATCAGGCATGGAAGTCAAAAAACCAGAACTTCCTATCGATCGCATAATTAGTAATGATGCCGAGAGTTTTCCTAGCGATCTTCAATGCGTGTTGTTTGATGGATTTAAAACCCTTGGTTTGAAAGGTTTGGATATAGTCAATGAATGGGTTTTCTTTCACGCCAAAAGCCGAACATTAATCCTTACAGATATCGCCTTTCACTTTGATAATAGCTTTCCCTTAATTACCCAATTTGCCGCTAGACTTCTGGGAGGATATAACAGTCTCAGTCCTTCACTGTTAGAAAAAGTTGCAACTATAGAAAAAACCAAAGTAAAGCAAGCAGTGCAAAAAATTCTCGATTGGGATTTTGAGCGCGTGATTATGGCTCACGGTAGCATTATCAATAGTCAAGGGAAGCAAAAGTTTAAAGCAGGATATGAAAGCTTTTTAAATAAAATCTTAAATTAA
- a CDS encoding type I restriction endonuclease subunit R, whose protein sequence is MVSQTNEKALENCIETSLIDRSRYEKGNPADFEREFAIDSAKFWRFLETTQPQELEKLKDRPNWQRIILERLDRKIKTGGILAVLKNGLLIDDAHLTLLYSLPYNEANPKVLENFERNIFSVTRQVRYSQRDPLLSIDMVVFINGIAIATIELKNPWSGQTVYHAKEQYKTTRDPAETLLQFARCVVHFAVDTDEVWMTTKLDKHNTYFLPFNKGFNFGKGNPPNSNGHKTAYFWENTLSRHSLTNIIEQFAILAPQDSKTPLQQKSIYFPRYHQLDIVRQLLTHARNNGVGHTYLIQHSAGSGKSNSITWTAYQLIELYTPGSDYPLFDSVVVVTDRTNLDKQIRDNIQGFSEIKNIITHAENAQELKTALETGKRIIITTIQKFPFIVNGVEDLGNSKFAIIIDEAHSSQSGQAADTMNAALGSNEEEPEDIQDKILQAMEGRKLGKNASYFAFTATPKNATLEKFGQQNEDGKFVPFHLYSMKQAIEEGFILDVLANYTTYHSYYEIQKSVENNPLFDTSKAQKKLRAYVEGHKETIAAKADIMVNHFLEQVYKPKKLKGQAKVMVVTRNIEAAINYYFAIRKTLKRENSPFNAIVAFSGKKTVDGIEYTEDTLNGFPSKDIPQKLKEDNYKILIVANKFLTGFDEPLLHTMYVDKKLQSVLAVQCLSRLNRCNNKMGKVDTFVLDFFNTVDDIRHAFDDFYTSTSLSEPTDVNVLHDLQEALAIVGVYEWQEIEEFNQLFFNKAPAEDLSPLIDVAAARFNQELELESEVKIDFKIKAKQFVKIYGQMACIIPYNNLGWEKLYWFLKFLIPKLVVRDSAVDEIDELLESIDLSTYGLERVHLNYAIALDSEQSEIDPQNSNLRGYRGDAPQSDPLSEIIDAFNNRFFSGWDATPQEQRVKFINIAQHVINNPNYQTQVVDNQDEQNRRIALEKLIQQAVSQERKRELDLYKRYASDPDFKRTFDASIMQLLIRSTPEQLDKLRG, encoded by the coding sequence ATGGTTAGCCAAACCAACGAGAAGGCGCTAGAAAATTGCATTGAAACTTCTCTAATAGATCGTTCCCGCTACGAAAAAGGCAACCCGGCTGACTTTGAGCGCGAATTTGCTATTGATAGCGCCAAGTTTTGGCGATTTTTAGAAACAACCCAACCACAAGAACTAGAAAAACTCAAAGATCGTCCCAACTGGCAAAGAATTATTTTAGAGCGCCTAGACCGTAAAATTAAAACTGGCGGCATTCTTGCAGTGTTAAAAAACGGACTACTCATTGATGACGCGCATCTAACATTACTTTATAGCCTCCCCTACAACGAGGCAAACCCCAAGGTTTTAGAGAACTTTGAGCGCAATATATTTTCTGTCACTCGCCAGGTGCGCTACTCACAACGCGATCCACTGCTTTCTATTGATATGGTGGTATTTATCAATGGAATTGCGATCGCCACTATAGAATTAAAAAACCCCTGGTCGGGTCAAACGGTCTACCACGCCAAAGAACAATACAAAACTACCCGCGACCCCGCCGAAACCCTGCTGCAATTTGCGCGGTGCGTCGTCCACTTTGCTGTAGATACAGATGAAGTGTGGATGACTACCAAGTTAGATAAACACAATACTTATTTTTTACCCTTCAACAAAGGCTTTAACTTTGGTAAAGGCAATCCCCCCAACTCCAACGGACACAAAACCGCCTATTTTTGGGAAAATACTTTAAGCCGCCACAGCCTTACAAATATCATCGAACAGTTTGCAATTTTAGCTCCCCAAGATAGCAAAACCCCGCTTCAGCAAAAATCTATCTACTTTCCCCGCTATCACCAACTTGATATAGTCCGTCAACTGCTAACTCATGCGCGAAATAATGGCGTAGGACACACTTATTTAATTCAACACTCCGCAGGATCTGGCAAATCTAATTCTATTACTTGGACAGCTTACCAACTAATAGAACTCTACACCCCAGGCAGCGATTACCCGCTATTTGATTCAGTAGTTGTAGTTACAGACCGCACCAACCTAGATAAACAAATCCGCGACAACATCCAAGGCTTTTCAGAAATTAAAAATATTATTACCCATGCAGAAAACGCTCAAGAACTCAAAACCGCGCTAGAAACCGGAAAGCGGATTATTATTACAACTATTCAAAAATTCCCCTTTATTGTCAACGGTGTAGAAGATTTGGGAAACAGCAAATTTGCCATAATTATCGACGAGGCGCACTCCTCCCAAAGCGGTCAAGCGGCGGACACAATGAACGCAGCGTTGGGTAGCAATGAAGAAGAACCCGAAGATATCCAAGACAAGATTCTTCAAGCAATGGAAGGACGCAAACTAGGTAAAAACGCCTCTTATTTTGCCTTTACCGCCACTCCCAAAAACGCCACCCTTGAGAAATTTGGACAGCAAAACGAAGATGGAAAATTTGTGCCATTTCATCTTTACTCAATGAAACAAGCGATCGAAGAAGGTTTTATTCTTGACGTGCTGGCAAACTATACAACCTACCACAGCTACTACGAAATTCAAAAATCTGTTGAAAACAATCCTTTATTTGATACCTCTAAAGCTCAAAAGAAGCTGAGAGCCTATGTAGAAGGGCATAAAGAGACGATCGCCGCCAAAGCCGATATCATGGTAAATCACTTTTTAGAGCAAGTCTACAAGCCCAAAAAGCTCAAAGGACAAGCTAAAGTAATGGTCGTCACCCGCAACATTGAAGCGGCGATAAACTACTATTTTGCTATTCGTAAAACCTTAAAACGCGAAAATTCTCCTTTTAATGCGATCGTTGCTTTCTCTGGCAAAAAAACTGTAGATGGCATCGAATATACTGAAGACACCCTCAACGGCTTTCCTAGTAAAGATATCCCCCAAAAGCTAAAAGAAGATAACTACAAAATTTTAATCGTTGCTAATAAGTTTCTCACCGGGTTTGACGAGCCGCTTTTGCATACTATGTATGTAGATAAAAAGCTGCAATCTGTTCTCGCGGTGCAATGTCTATCGCGTCTCAATCGTTGCAACAACAAAATGGGCAAAGTTGATACTTTTGTGCTTGACTTTTTCAATACTGTTGATGATATTAGACACGCCTTTGATGACTTTTACACCTCTACATCTTTAAGCGAACCTACCGATGTCAACGTTTTACACGATTTACAAGAAGCCTTGGCAATAGTGGGTGTTTATGAATGGCAAGAAATTGAGGAGTTTAACCAACTATTTTTTAATAAAGCTCCCGCAGAGGATCTTAGCCCTTTAATAGACGTAGCGGCGGCTAGATTTAATCAAGAATTAGAGTTAGAAAGTGAAGTAAAAATTGACTTTAAAATTAAGGCAAAACAATTTGTAAAAATCTACGGGCAAATGGCTTGCATAATTCCTTACAACAATCTGGGGTGGGAAAAACTGTATTGGTTTTTAAAATTCCTCATTCCCAAGCTAGTTGTTAGAGATTCCGCCGTAGATGAAATTGACGAATTGCTCGAAAGTATAGATTTATCTACCTATGGTTTAGAAAGAGTACATCTCAATTATGCGATCGCTCTTGACTCAGAACAATCAGAAATCGACCCCCAAAACTCCAACTTGCGCGGCTATCGCGGCGATGCACCTCAAAGCGATCCCCTAAGTGAAATTATTGATGCTTTTAACAATCGCTTTTTTTCTGGTTGGGATGCGACACCCCAGGAGCAAAGAGTAAAATTTATCAATATTGCCCAACACGTCATTAACAATCCCAATTACCAAACCCAAGTAGTTGACAATCAAGACGAACAAAACCGCCGTATTGCACTAGAAAAGTTAATCCAACAAGCAGTTAGCCAAGAACGAAAGCGAGAACTTGACCTTTATAAACGTTACGCTTCCGACCCCGATTTTAAGCGAACTTTTGACGCAAGTATCATGCAATTACTAATTCGCAGCACTCCAGAACAACTAGATAAATTGCGCGGGTAG